The following are from one region of the Ptychodera flava strain L36383 chromosome 15, AS_Pfla_20210202, whole genome shotgun sequence genome:
- the LOC139151230 gene encoding uncharacterized protein isoform X1 produces the protein MPSAIEVPDFIPQPLLKHHDASVLDLAFVIDCTSSMGSYINQAKKSIQGIVEEIVAKEMSDIHLALVEYRDHPPEDRTFITRVMDFTPSLKKMQQKMTSMSPYGGGDGPEAVADGLHEALHLKWRPQATKVTILVADAPPHGLDDSGDNFPKGCPAGHDPMKISRQMAEKNITLYSVACGSYAEEFKDFFMAIAHVTGGQYVALKDANLLSKVIIGGAREEMSLQQLMDEVNHEVMQEFHARGGTVDEDAMATRVETTLKKRNRTAKAMTTDTDALPDVSEKSKRIAELESMADVRTELAKPETSLSPSPMTTTPVKTHRKRKLDVSSSSPVPSPKIAKTPKVTSVDSDDVARTRSRSKCPITGICTVCNPSTSSRSCCAKVSGRKSPSLTPSPPSTPTRTYPTAPSSVKVGTSLPSPASPKRVTLVDDIAVDESKTVSSKQVRRLVKKSIAINKLRKM, from the exons ATGCCGAGCGCCATTGAAGTACCTGATTTCATACCACAGCCATTGCTTAAACACCATGATGCTTCGGTGTTGGATTTAGCATTCGTTATTGACTGCACTAGCAGCATGGGAAGTTATATCAACCAGGCTAAAAAG AGTATCCAGGGTATTGTAGAGGAGATCGTTGCCAAGGAGATGTCAGACATTCACTTGGCATTGGTTGAATACAGAGACCATCCACCAGAGGACAGAACTTTCATCACCCGTGTCATGGACTTCACGCCATCCTTGAAGAAGATGCAACAGAAAATGACAAGCATGAGTCCTTATGGCG GAGGCGATGGACCTGAAGCGGTTGCTGATGGACTGCACGAAGCGCTTCACCTGAAATGGCGCCCTCAAGCAACCAAAGTAACCATTTTGGTCGCTGATGCACCGCCACATGGGCTCGATGACAGTGGTGACAACTTTCCAAAAG GTTGCCCTGCGGGTCATGACCCCATGAAAATTTCACGGCAAATGGCGGAGAAAAATATCACCCTCTACAGCGTTGCCTGTGGATCTTACGCTGAAGAATTCAAAGATTTCTTCATGGCTATTGCCCACGTGACGGGTGGCCAGTACGTTGCGCTCAAGGACGCTAATTTGCTGTCCAAAGTCATCATAGGGGGCGCTAGAGAAGAGATGTCACTCCAACAACTCATGGATGAAGTCAACCATGAAGTGATGCAAGAATTCCATGCCAGAGGAGGAACAGTAGATGAAGATGCCATGGCAACCAGGGTGGAGACAACATTGAAAAAGAGAA ACAGGACAGCAAAAGCCATGACAACTGACACAGACGCTTTACCAGACGTTTCTGAAAAGTCCAAGAGAATTGCAGAATTGGAGAGTATGGCTGATGTCCGCACTGAATTGGCAAAACCAGAAACCAGTCTTTCGCCATCTCCAATGACCACCACACCGGTAAAAACGCACAGAAAAAGGAAACTGGATGTATCGTCATCCTCGCCAGTGCCGTCACCAAAGATAGCAAAGACACCAAAAGTCACGTCAGTAGACAG TGATGACGTCGCCAGGACAAGATCTCGTTCCAAATGTCCAATCACAGGAATATGTACCGTGTGCAACCCATCCACCTCCTCAAGATCGTGTTGTGCAAAGGTCAGCGGTAGAAAATCCCCATCTCTAACACCATCTCCTCCCAGTACACCGACGAGGACATAtccaacagcgccctcatccGTGAAAGTCGGCACCTCACTGCCTTCACCTGCATCACCAAAAAGAGTAACGCTCGTTGATGACATTGCAGTTGACGAAAGCAAGACAGTTTCCTCCAAACAAGTTCGTCGATTGGTGAAGAAATCGATTGCCATCAACAAGCTTAGGAAAATGTAG
- the LOC139151230 gene encoding uncharacterized protein isoform X2 has product MPSAIEVPDFIPQPLLKHHDASVLDLAFVIDCTSSMGSYINQAKKSIQGIVEEIVAKEMSDIHLALVEYRDHPPEDRTFITRVMDFTPSLKKMQQKMTSMSPYGGGDGPEAVADGLHEALHLKWRPQATKVTILVADAPPHGLDDSGDNFPKGCPAGHDPMKISRQMAEKNITLYSVACGSYAEEFKDFFMAIAHVTGGQYVALKDANLLSKVIIGGAREEMSLQQLMDEVNHEVMQEFHARGGTVDEDAMATRVETTLKKRSKTAKAMTTDTDALPDVSEKSKRIAELESMADVRTELAKPETSLSPSPMTTTPVKTHRKRKLDVSSSSPVPSPKIAKTPKVTSVDSDDVARTRSRSKCPITGICTVCNPSTSSRSCCAKVSGRKSPSLTPSPPSTPTRTYPTAPSSVKVGTSLPSPASPKRVTLVDDIAVDESKTVSSKQVRRLVKKSIAINKLRKM; this is encoded by the exons ATGCCGAGCGCCATTGAAGTACCTGATTTCATACCACAGCCATTGCTTAAACACCATGATGCTTCGGTGTTGGATTTAGCATTCGTTATTGACTGCACTAGCAGCATGGGAAGTTATATCAACCAGGCTAAAAAG AGTATCCAGGGTATTGTAGAGGAGATCGTTGCCAAGGAGATGTCAGACATTCACTTGGCATTGGTTGAATACAGAGACCATCCACCAGAGGACAGAACTTTCATCACCCGTGTCATGGACTTCACGCCATCCTTGAAGAAGATGCAACAGAAAATGACAAGCATGAGTCCTTATGGCG GAGGCGATGGACCTGAAGCGGTTGCTGATGGACTGCACGAAGCGCTTCACCTGAAATGGCGCCCTCAAGCAACCAAAGTAACCATTTTGGTCGCTGATGCACCGCCACATGGGCTCGATGACAGTGGTGACAACTTTCCAAAAG GTTGCCCTGCGGGTCATGACCCCATGAAAATTTCACGGCAAATGGCGGAGAAAAATATCACCCTCTACAGCGTTGCCTGTGGATCTTACGCTGAAGAATTCAAAGATTTCTTCATGGCTATTGCCCACGTGACGGGTGGCCAGTACGTTGCGCTCAAGGACGCTAATTTGCTGTCCAAAGTCATCATAGGGGGCGCTAGAGAAGAGATGTCACTCCAACAACTCATGGATGAAGTCAACCATGAAGTGATGCAAGAATTCCATGCCAGAGGAGGAACAGTAGATGAAGATGCCATGGCAACCAGGGTGGAGACAACATTGAAAAAGAGAAGTAA GACAGCAAAAGCCATGACAACTGACACAGACGCTTTACCAGACGTTTCTGAAAAGTCCAAGAGAATTGCAGAATTGGAGAGTATGGCTGATGTCCGCACTGAATTGGCAAAACCAGAAACCAGTCTTTCGCCATCTCCAATGACCACCACACCGGTAAAAACGCACAGAAAAAGGAAACTGGATGTATCGTCATCCTCGCCAGTGCCGTCACCAAAGATAGCAAAGACACCAAAAGTCACGTCAGTAGACAG TGATGACGTCGCCAGGACAAGATCTCGTTCCAAATGTCCAATCACAGGAATATGTACCGTGTGCAACCCATCCACCTCCTCAAGATCGTGTTGTGCAAAGGTCAGCGGTAGAAAATCCCCATCTCTAACACCATCTCCTCCCAGTACACCGACGAGGACATAtccaacagcgccctcatccGTGAAAGTCGGCACCTCACTGCCTTCACCTGCATCACCAAAAAGAGTAACGCTCGTTGATGACATTGCAGTTGACGAAAGCAAGACAGTTTCCTCCAAACAAGTTCGTCGATTGGTGAAGAAATCGATTGCCATCAACAAGCTTAGGAAAATGTAG